One Mesorhizobium sp. L-2-11 genomic region harbors:
- a CDS encoding iron-sulfur cluster assembly scaffold protein: MIDDVYNAKILGFAGNIARIGRLDHPDATARAHSKLCGSTVTVDLKMDDGIVTDFAHDVKACALGQASSSIMAQHVVGASADELRSVRETMLKMLKENGAPPQGRFADLRYLEPVRDYKARHASTMLTFDAVVDAIGQIEKKRAEQAA; encoded by the coding sequence ATGATCGACGACGTCTACAATGCGAAAATTCTGGGATTTGCCGGGAACATCGCGCGGATCGGCCGGCTCGACCATCCCGATGCAACCGCGCGCGCGCATTCCAAGCTGTGCGGCTCGACGGTGACTGTCGATCTGAAGATGGATGACGGCATCGTCACCGATTTCGCCCATGACGTCAAAGCCTGCGCGCTTGGCCAGGCGTCGTCCTCGATCATGGCGCAGCATGTCGTCGGCGCCAGCGCCGATGAATTGCGCAGCGTTCGCGAGACGATGCTGAAGATGCTGAAGGAAAACGGCGCGCCGCCCCAAGGTCGCTTCGCCGACCTCAGATATCTCGAACCGGTGCGCGACTACAAGGCGCGCCATGCCTCGACCATGCTGACCTTCGATGCCGTGGTCGACGCGATCGGCCAGATCGAGAAGAAGCGCGCCGAACAGGCGGCCTAG
- the yidD gene encoding membrane protein insertion efficiency factor YidD, translating to MATDHTHQRPRYTRNWPGPWRKTPGRILGTSLVRFYQLTLSGFVGNSCRHLPTCSEYAHEAIARHGLWAGGWMGFFRVLRCGPGGTHGIDRVPEVLAEPYVWFTPWRYWRIGKKRSDPETAGGA from the coding sequence ATGGCGACCGACCACACGCATCAGAGGCCGCGATATACACGCAACTGGCCGGGTCCGTGGCGCAAGACGCCCGGCCGAATTTTGGGCACCTCGCTCGTGCGCTTCTACCAGCTGACGCTGTCCGGCTTTGTCGGCAATTCCTGCCGGCATTTGCCGACCTGTTCCGAATACGCGCACGAAGCGATCGCCCGCCATGGGCTATGGGCCGGCGGCTGGATGGGTTTTTTCCGCGTGCTGCGCTGCGGGCCGGGCGGAACGCATGGCATCGACCGGGTACCGGAGGTGCTGGCCGAGCCCTATGTCTGGTTCACGCCCTGGCGGTACTGGCGGATCGGAAAAAAGCGCAGTGATCCTGAAACTGCCGGTGGGGCGTAA
- the blaOXA gene encoding class D beta-lactamase, whose translation MRQLDRRPFVFAVVLYLLAWLLGFPIGAQSAPLEEVECTLILDAASGETLYRDGVCDQRFSPASTFKVPLALIGYDSGILSDEHTPAWDYKPEFKAVKRDQKTVDPTIWEKDSVLWFSQEITRRLGNERFAGYVSKFDYGNTDVAGNAGKNDGLTRSWVNSSLEISPVEQANFLRRLLAGELPVSDKAHAMTRAILPTFQAGGWTVHGKTGTTRLGDSVDKRSDGWRSLGWFVGWANKDSRSIVFARLVIDTKRSDTPKGPQTRAVFLKQLPNLVNKSK comes from the coding sequence ATGCGCCAGCTAGACCGCCGTCCATTCGTTTTCGCCGTGGTTCTCTACCTTCTGGCCTGGCTTTTGGGTTTTCCGATCGGCGCTCAATCGGCGCCGCTGGAGGAGGTCGAATGCACGCTGATCCTGGATGCTGCAAGCGGTGAAACGCTGTATCGGGACGGGGTCTGCGACCAGCGCTTCAGTCCCGCCTCGACTTTCAAGGTGCCCTTGGCGCTGATCGGCTATGATTCGGGAATCCTGAGCGACGAGCACACGCCGGCCTGGGATTACAAGCCCGAGTTCAAGGCGGTCAAGCGCGACCAGAAAACCGTCGACCCAACGATCTGGGAAAAGGACTCGGTGCTGTGGTTTTCGCAGGAAATCACCCGCCGGCTCGGCAACGAGCGGTTTGCCGGCTACGTCTCGAAATTCGATTACGGCAACACCGATGTTGCCGGCAATGCCGGCAAGAATGATGGCCTCACCCGGTCCTGGGTGAATTCTTCGCTTGAGATATCGCCGGTCGAACAGGCGAACTTCCTGCGCCGGCTGCTTGCCGGCGAACTGCCGGTTTCGGACAAGGCCCACGCGATGACCAGGGCGATCTTGCCGACCTTCCAGGCAGGTGGCTGGACCGTCCACGGCAAGACCGGCACCACCAGGCTTGGCGACAGCGTCGACAAGCGCTCAGATGGCTGGCGCTCGCTCGGCTGGTTTGTCGGCTGGGCCAACAAGGATTCCCGCAGCATCGTCTTTGCCCGCCTGGTAATCGATACGAAACGTTCCGATACGCCGAAGGGTCCTCAGACGCGGGCGGTGTTCCTGAAACAGCTGCCGAATCTCGTCAACAAGAGCAAGTGA
- a CDS encoding lysophospholipid acyltransferase family protein, with product MLKLKMRERPFPELSYASPHQPALTRWFIHSIEGLSGRDRFAALYDFWRRHVAPTGERVFSRMLELIDVRVRTTGQWPPEKLPDTPLVIVANHPFGIGDGIAVLSLAEQLQRPFRVMIHKDLLKIRELEPYSLPIDFSETKDALRNNMAVRHEAVRLLKDGVIIVVFPAGGVATAPKGFGRARDLPWKMFPARLVQDAKASVVPMHFSGQNGRLFHLVSGPMNLAEREGRVAKFVGKASLTLRTSLLIHEFARLSGKSIDVRVGYVLGWDELEPVRDRKALLERLYRAVFDLAPAEPRGGGQFLPRRMRKAA from the coding sequence ATGCTCAAGCTGAAGATGCGCGAAAGACCGTTTCCTGAGCTTTCCTATGCCAGCCCGCATCAGCCGGCATTGACGCGCTGGTTCATCCACTCCATCGAAGGCCTGTCCGGCCGCGACCGCTTCGCGGCGCTCTATGACTTTTGGCGCCGTCATGTGGCGCCGACCGGCGAGCGTGTGTTCAGCCGCATGCTGGAGCTGATCGATGTCAGGGTGCGGACCACTGGCCAGTGGCCGCCAGAAAAATTGCCCGACACGCCGCTGGTGATCGTCGCCAATCATCCGTTCGGCATCGGCGACGGCATTGCGGTGCTGTCGCTGGCCGAGCAGCTGCAGCGCCCGTTCCGCGTCATGATCCATAAGGATCTGCTCAAGATCCGCGAGCTGGAGCCCTATTCGCTGCCGATCGACTTTTCCGAGACCAAGGACGCGCTCAGGAACAACATGGCGGTGCGCCACGAGGCGGTGCGGCTGTTGAAAGACGGCGTCATCATCGTCGTCTTCCCCGCGGGCGGCGTCGCCACCGCGCCGAAAGGTTTTGGCAGGGCGCGCGACCTGCCGTGGAAGATGTTTCCGGCCCGTCTTGTCCAAGACGCCAAGGCGTCGGTTGTCCCGATGCACTTTTCCGGCCAGAACGGCCGGCTGTTCCACCTGGTCAGCGGACCCATGAACCTGGCCGAGCGTGAAGGGCGCGTGGCGAAGTTCGTCGGCAAGGCTTCGCTAACGCTTCGTACTTCCCTGCTCATCCACGAATTCGCGCGGCTGTCCGGCAAATCGATCGACGTGCGCGTCGGCTACGTGCTGGGATGGGACGAGCTAGAGCCGGTGCGCGACCGCAAGGCTTTGCTCGAGCGGCTTTACCGGGCCGTCTTCGATCTGGCTCCGGCCGAGCCGCGCGGCGGCGGCCAGTTTCTGCCGCGACGCATGCGCAAAGCGGCTTGA
- a CDS encoding nitroreductase family protein codes for MASPIIDFLLTRNSAPIPELKEPAPSDADIATMIAAASRVPDHGRLEPWRFILYRGEARVEIGKKLAALAAQREGPLPEGRHNQELARFSRAPLVIGVVSSPKENPKIPQWEMFLSGGMAAMNLMIAANALGYGTNMISNWYSDVPEGRAILGLAPHERVVGFVHIGSYQGPAPERPRPDPAKLYADYAGPWVG; via the coding sequence ATGGCGTCGCCGATCATCGATTTTCTGCTGACCCGAAATTCCGCGCCGATCCCGGAGCTTAAGGAACCAGCACCTAGCGACGCTGACATCGCGACGATGATTGCCGCCGCCTCGCGGGTGCCGGACCACGGCCGGCTCGAGCCCTGGCGCTTCATCCTCTACCGGGGCGAGGCACGCGTCGAGATCGGCAAGAAGCTGGCAGCCCTTGCCGCACAGCGCGAAGGGCCGCTGCCAGAAGGCCGCCACAACCAGGAACTGGCGCGCTTTTCGCGCGCGCCGCTGGTGATCGGCGTGGTGTCGAGTCCGAAGGAAAACCCAAAAATCCCGCAATGGGAGATGTTCCTGTCCGGCGGCATGGCGGCGATGAACCTCATGATAGCAGCCAATGCGCTGGGCTATGGCACCAACATGATCAGCAACTGGTATTCCGATGTGCCGGAGGGCAGGGCGATCCTGGGACTGGCGCCGCATGAGCGGGTCGTCGGATTCGTCCATATCGGCTCCTATCAGGGGCCGGCGCCCGAGCGGCCGCGGCCTGATCCGGCAAAGCTCTATGCCGACTATGCAGGGCCGTGGGTGGGCTGA
- the thrS gene encoding threonine--tRNA ligase: protein MLNSVSLTFPDGSVRDYDAAMTGAGLAESISKSLARKAVAYSIDGVLRDLSDPLGKSGKVEIITREDPRALELIRHDAAHVLAEAVQELWPGTQVTIGPVIENGFYYDFARNEPFTPDDFPVIEKKMREIIARNKPFTKEVWSREKAKKIFADKGERYKLELIDAIPEDQDLKIYAQGDWFDLCRGPHMVSTGQIGSAFKLMKVAGAYWRGDSNNPMLTRIYGTAWADQAQLDAYQTLLEEAEKRDHRKLGREMDLFHFQEEGPGVVFWHAKGWRLFQNLVNYMRRRLDEQGYQEVNAPQVLDKSLWETSGHWGWYRDNMFKVTVAGDDTDDDRMFALKPMNCPGHVQIFKHGLKSYRDLPVKLAEFGNVHRYEPSGALHGLMRVRGFTQDDAHIFCTEEQLADECIKINDLILSTYADFGFDEITVKLATRPEKRVGTDAMWDHAEGVLQDVLDKIAARSGNRIKTGVNPGEGTFYGPKFEYVLKDAIGRDWQCGTTQVDFNLPERFGAFYIGSDSEKKQPVMVHRAICGSMERFLGILIENYSGHFPLWFAPLQVVVATITSDADDYAQKVVAQLKAAGLLAEADLRNEKINYKVREHSLAKVPVILVCGKREAEEETVNIRRLGSRDQESLGLGQAVAMLTEEAVTPDRRRKRAA from the coding sequence ATGCTGAATTCCGTTTCCCTGACATTTCCCGATGGCTCCGTCCGCGACTACGATGCGGCGATGACCGGCGCCGGCCTGGCGGAATCGATTTCGAAGTCGCTGGCCAGGAAGGCGGTCGCCTACTCGATCGATGGCGTGCTGCGCGATCTTTCCGACCCGCTCGGCAAGTCCGGCAAGGTCGAGATCATCACCCGCGAAGACCCGCGCGCGCTGGAGCTCATCCGCCATGACGCAGCGCATGTGTTGGCCGAAGCCGTGCAGGAATTGTGGCCGGGCACGCAGGTGACCATCGGCCCGGTGATCGAGAACGGCTTCTATTATGATTTTGCCCGCAACGAGCCGTTCACGCCCGACGATTTCCCGGTGATCGAGAAGAAGATGCGCGAGATCATCGCGCGCAACAAGCCGTTCACCAAAGAGGTGTGGTCGCGTGAGAAGGCGAAGAAAATCTTTGCCGACAAGGGCGAGCGCTACAAGCTGGAACTGATCGACGCCATTCCCGAAGATCAGGACCTAAAAATCTATGCCCAGGGCGACTGGTTCGACCTCTGCCGCGGCCCGCACATGGTCTCGACCGGACAGATCGGCAGCGCCTTCAAGCTGATGAAGGTGGCCGGCGCTTATTGGCGCGGCGATTCGAACAACCCGATGCTGACCCGCATCTATGGCACGGCCTGGGCCGATCAGGCGCAGCTCGATGCCTATCAGACCTTGCTGGAGGAAGCCGAAAAGCGCGACCACAGGAAGCTCGGCCGCGAGATGGACCTGTTCCATTTCCAGGAGGAGGGGCCGGGCGTCGTCTTTTGGCATGCCAAGGGCTGGAGACTGTTCCAGAACCTGGTCAACTACATGCGCCGCCGCCTCGACGAGCAGGGTTATCAGGAAGTCAACGCGCCGCAAGTGCTCGACAAGAGCCTGTGGGAGACCTCAGGTCACTGGGGCTGGTACCGGGACAATATGTTCAAGGTGACGGTTGCCGGCGACGACACCGACGACGACCGGATGTTTGCGCTGAAGCCGATGAACTGCCCCGGCCACGTCCAGATCTTCAAGCACGGGCTGAAGTCCTACCGCGATCTGCCGGTAAAACTTGCGGAATTCGGCAATGTGCATCGCTACGAGCCGTCCGGCGCGCTGCATGGGTTGATGCGCGTGCGCGGCTTTACCCAGGACGATGCCCACATCTTCTGCACTGAGGAACAACTCGCGGACGAGTGCATCAAGATCAACGACCTGATCCTGTCGACCTATGCCGATTTCGGCTTTGACGAAATCACGGTCAAGCTGGCGACCCGCCCCGAAAAACGCGTCGGCACCGACGCGATGTGGGATCATGCCGAGGGCGTGCTGCAGGATGTGCTCGACAAGATCGCGGCGCGGTCGGGCAACCGGATCAAGACGGGCGTCAATCCGGGCGAGGGCACGTTCTACGGGCCGAAGTTCGAATATGTGCTGAAGGACGCCATCGGCCGCGACTGGCAATGCGGCACCACGCAGGTCGACTTCAACCTGCCGGAACGGTTCGGCGCCTTCTACATCGGCTCGGATTCGGAAAAAAAGCAGCCGGTGATGGTGCATCGCGCCATCTGCGGCTCGATGGAGCGCTTCCTCGGCATCCTGATCGAGAATTATTCCGGCCATTTCCCGCTATGGTTCGCACCGCTGCAAGTGGTGGTTGCAACGATCACCTCCGATGCCGACGATTACGCGCAAAAGGTCGTCGCGCAGCTGAAGGCAGCCGGACTGTTGGCAGAAGCCGATCTTCGCAACGAGAAGATCAACTACAAGGTCCGCGAGCACTCGCTGGCCAAGGTTCCGGTCATCCTCGTCTGCGGCAAGCGCGAGGCGGAGGAAGAGACGGTCAACATCCGCCGGCTCGGCTCGCGCGACCAGGAGTCGCTCGGCCTTGGCCAGGCGGTGGCGATGCTTACCGAAGAAGCAGTGACGCCCGACCGCAGGCGCAAACGAGCGGCCTGA